DNA from Salinispora arenicola:
GACCTCTTTGCCGGGGAGGGCGTTGACCTGACCATCAAGGGCCCGGAACGCATCGCGCTCACCGGCCCGAACGGCGTCGGTAAGTCGACCCTACTGCGTCTGCTGGATGGCTCCCTGCCCCCGGACGCGGGCACTCTCCGGCGGGCAGACGGCCGGATGGCATACCTGTCGCAGCGCCTCGACCTGCTCGACCTCGAACGGACGGTCGCGGAGAACGTCGCCGGATACGCGCCGGACCGGCCGCAGTCGGAACGGATGAACCTGCTCGCTCGGTTCCTGTTCCGGGGAACGCGGGCGCATCTGCCGGTTGGGGTGCTCTCTGGTGGGGAACGCCTGCGCGCCACGCTCGCCTGCGTCCTGTACGCCGAGCCGGCCCCACACCTGCTGCTGCTCGACGAGCCCACCAACAACCTCGATCTGGTCAGCGTCCGGCAGTTGGAGACCGCGCTCCAGGCGTACCGGGGGGCGTTCGTTGTGGTCAGCCACGACGAACGGTTCCTCACCGAGATCGGGGTCCGGCGGTGGTTGCGGCTCGACGACGGGCGGCTGCGGGAGTTCGCAGCCCCCGACGGCGACTGACACCGCCGGGCCGGGCGAAGGACGAAACGGTGGGGACGGGGATTGCCAGAGCAGGTGATGGTGGCCGGCGGTGACAGCGCTGAACGCGACGGAGGTGGCCGTGGCGGGTCAAGCGCCAGCCGATGTTGACCTACGCTTCCGGACAAGGAACGCCTCGATGCGGTCGAACGCGCCGGCCCACCCCTCGCTGACAAAGAAGTCCCGGATCTCCGGGGTGGGGAAGCCGCTTTGGACGACGGTCACCTGCGTACCGCCGTCGTCGTCTTCGAAGGTGACCTCGATACGGGTGGTCATGGTGTCGCCGTCTGGACTCGAGCCGGTCGCATCAGTGACGAGCCGGTGTGGTCGGTCGATCTCGATGAATGTCTGCGTCTCCCGGAACAGTGCGTCAGGGCTGGCCCCCCACACCACTGTCTGTTTCCCGCCGACCCGCAGGTCCACCTCGATCTCCACGATGTCGGGCTTCTCGTGCAGGATGTTGAACCAGATCTTCTGCTGCTCCGCGTCGGTGTATGCGTCGAAGACCTCCTCCGGTGTCGCCGGCAGGTGCCGCGTCATCCGCAAGTCGAGAGTCATGTAGTGGATCCTTCGCTTCGTGTTGGAGAGTGAGGTAGGCGTCGAGGCCGTCGAGGCGACGCGCCCAGAGACGCTGGTAGAAGCTGATCCAGGTCATCGCTTCGTCCAGCGGGGCCGGGGCCAACCGGCAGTGCCGGGACCGCCCGACCTTCTCGGTCACGATGAGACCCGCATCTTCCAGCACCTGAAGGTGTTTCTTCATGCCGGTCAGGCTGATCCCAGCCGGCGTCGCGAGGTCACCGACGGTGGCCGGGCCGTCGCCCAGCCGCACCAGGACACGGCGGCGGATCGGGTCGGCCAGGCTGGCGAAGACGCGATCGAGTGCCTTCTGCTGAACCATGCGGTTCACTGTACGACAGTGAACCGATCGGTTCAATAGTATGCGGCGATGAACGACAAGATCATGGCTGACGGTTCGCCCAGCGGGATGGCGCCCGCCACCGGCGCGCACGTGGTGCCGCGCGGCGTCGTCACCCGACCGCTGTATCCGATCCGTCCGCCGTGGCCGGCGGAGGCGTGGATGTGACGAAGGCCGAGATTCGAACCGGCCGTAGCTGATGTCCACGTCCCTGGCGCCGAGCCCGCGGTATCTCGTGACCGCTACGGGGCGTGGTCCACCGCCTTTGCCCTGGCGCGGGGGTCAGAGCTGCTGGGGTGGCGGTTCGTGGATGGAAGTGATCAGGTCAGGGGTAACGGCGCAGCCCTGCGATGAGCAGTCCGACCAGGCGCCGTGCCTCGTAGCGGGGGTCGCGGCCCGCGCCGATGCAGAGGTTGCCCACACCGCGCATGAGCTCGTAGGCCGCCACGTCGGGACGGACCTCACCCGCCGTCGCGGCGGCGTCGAGCAACCGAGCACATACGGGGACGAGGCGGTCGAGGAAGTAGGCGTGCAGCGCCTCGAAGGTGGCGTCGTCGGACTGCAGCGCTTCGGCGAGGCCGTGCTTGGTGACCAGGAAGTCGACGAAGAGGTCGATCCACCGAGCCAGGGCGGCGTACGGGGTGTCGCTGGTCGCCAACAGGGTCGGGCCGGCCTCGGCGCAGGCTTCGACCTGGTGCCGATAGACGGCGACGATGAGGTCGGCGCGCGTCGGAAAGTGGCGGTAGATCGTGCCGACACCCACCCCGGCCCGGGCGGCGATGTCGCGCACCGGCACGTCGACGCCGGCGGCGAGGAAGGCCGCGCCGGCGGCATCGAGCAGGCTCCGCTCGTTGCGGCGGGCGTCGGCGCGCTTTCGCGCGGATGCCTGTGACCCTCGGTCGGATTCGCCCACGGTGCTGTTACCTCCATCACATGCAATTGGATGTGGAACTGTGTTCCGTATCCTTGAGGTTGAACGGAACAAGGTTCCGTTTACCTTGAGCGTCAGAGCGATCGCTCTAGTCCATGTGCGTGCACCACCCACCACACCACTATCGAGGAGAATCATCCATGTTCAACGGCAACGCAGCGGCAGGAGCGCCCACTCCGATCGTCTCGGTCAGTCCGGTGACGCTGCCGGCCGCGGACCGTGGCGAGGACCTGCAGGTGCGGGTCTCGGCCCCCGTGGCCGGACGCGAGCTACCGATCATCGTCTTCTCACACGGCTTCGGCAAGTCGATGAAGGCATACGCCCCGCTGGTCGACTACTGGGCAGCTCACGGCTTCGTGGTGGCCCAGCCCACCCACCTCGACTCTCGCACCCTGAACATTACGCCCGACGATCCACGGCACTCCGAGATCTGGCGCTTCCGCGTCGCGGACCTGAAGCGCATCCTCGACCACCTCGACGTCATCGAGGCCGCCGTTCCCGGTCTCGACGGGCGACTCGACCCTGGTCGGATCGCCGCCGTCGGACACTCCTGGGGTGGCCAGACGGTGGGCATGCTGCTGGGCGCGCGGGTCCTCGGTGCCGATGGCCTGCCCGGCGAAGACATGTCCGACTCGCGAGTCACGGCTGGTGTGCTGCTGTCCACAACCGGCACGGGCGGGGCCGACCTGAGTCCCTTCGCCGCTGAGCACTTTCCCTTCATGAGTCCGAGCTTCGCGGACATGACGACGCCGACCCTCGTGGTGGCGGGGGACAAGGACCAGTCGCCGCTGTCCGTCCGAGGGCCGGACTGGTTCACCGACCCGTACCACCTGAGCCCCGGCCCCAAGGGCCTGCTCACCCTGTTTGGAGCGGAGCACTCCCTGGGCGGCGTCGCTGGTGACGCGGTGACGGAAACGACCGACGAGAGTCCCGAACGGGTTGCCCTCATCCAGCGGATCACCTGGGCCTACCTGCGCAGCACGCTCTATCCTGGCGACGACACGTGGTCGGCGGTGCGTACCGCGATGAGCGCTGACATCGATCAACTGGGGCGGATCTCCGTCAAGTAAACGGGTTGTCGCGTAGGTGACCCCGTGGCTGCGCGGAACTCCGGTGGACATAGTGCACATCCACCGGAGTTCCGCCTTCGCCGCTCAACCACCCCTGGCCAAGCGATTCTCGGTCGTGGACACACGGCTGCGGCAGCACAGATCCCGTCACCCGAGGCACCGTGGGGCGTGCAGAACCCGTTGGGTAGCAGATCCCCGCCTCATGCCAGTCAGTACGTCAGCGTGAGGGCGACCGCCGGGCAGTTGTTGACGGCGTCTTCGATGTCCGAGGTAACGTCCGCAGGCGGCACACCGTCGCGGAACGTCACCAAACCCTCCTCGTCCTGGTCGAACACGTCAGGTGCCATTACCAGGCACTGCCCTGAGCCCAGGCAGCGTTCCCGGTCGATGGCCACGGACCCGGTCCCGGTCGACGCACTCACCACGCCACCCTGAGTTCCTCGATGCCCCACACCAGGTGCCGGTATTTGAACGGCAACTCCTCGAACGGGGTGACCAGGTGAAGCCCAGGCAGCCGCCGCAGCACGGTGTCAAGGGCGATCTGCATCTCGACCCGTGCCAGATTCTGCCCCATGCACTGGTGAATGCCGTGGCTGAAGGCCAGGTGGTTGCGGGCATTGCGACGAATGTCCAACCTGTGCGGCTCGGGGAAAACCGTGCCGTCGCGGGCGATGGTGTTGAGCACCAACAGCATGCTCTCACCCGCACGGACCAACTGTCCGCCGACCTGCAGGTCGGCCGTCGCGATCCGGGACACGGCGACGGCGACGCTGAAGTAACGCAGAAACTCCTCCACCGCCGAGGGCATCAGCGACGGGTCGGTCCGTAGCTGCTCGGCGATTTCCGGCCGTTCCAGCATGGTCGCGGTGGCGAGCGTGAGGGTGTTGGCGGTCGTCTCGTGCCCCCCCACCAGCAGTAGCAGCCCGAGAGCGACCAGCGCCTCGTGGTCGAACGCCTCTGTCTCGCGGTTGCTGACGATCAGACGGCTCAGCACGTCGTCGCCGGGGTGGCTGCTCTTTTCCTGGATGAGCTGCTCGAAGTAGGCCAGCAGTTCGTCGATCGCCTGCTTCTGGGCGGCGACGGGCACGTCCCGCCGTAGCTGAAGCGCGGTTCGTTCCTGGAAGTAGTCGTGGTCGGCGAACGGTACGCCGAGCATCTCGCAGATGACCGCTGAGGGAACCTTCATCGCAAAGTGCTTGCTGAAGTCCGCTCCCGGGCCTGCCGCGATGAGCTGTTCGAGGTGGAAGTCGACGAGCTGCTGAATGCGGGGCCGCATTGCCTGCGCCTGCCGCACGGTGAACTCGCTGATCAACAGACGCCGCCGCTCGGTGTGCAGGGGCGGGTCGTCGCCCAACAAGATGTATGTCCACCGAGCCACCTGCGCGACGACCGCATCGGGGTTCGGTACCGGATAGGGAAAGTTCGGGTGCCTGCGGTCGACGCTGACACAGGGCTCGGTGAGGACCTGACGGGCGAGCGCGTGGCCGGTGATCAGCCAGGTCGGCCGGCCTGATGGCAGAAGCACCTTCGCAATCGGCTTCTCCGACTGGATCGCGAGGTATTCGGCCGGCGGAAGCAACGGGTCTGCCGGGTCACGCAACTTCGGATATGTGGGCAGCGGAAGACTCGACACGGTGCATGTGCTCCTGACTGCGGCGTCGCGAGGTGGCGCCAGCGGTTGGGGTCCGGATCGCAGTGGCCAGGGCCCGGGCCACGGACTGGGTTGTGTGGGCGGGCTCGGCACTTCAGCGCCCCGGCGGTGTCCCGGATCAGCGTCCCTGCCATCAGGCAGCCAGCATCGATGTCCAGACCCAGCGGAAGCAGCAGCCCGGCGATGCCCACCCGGACACCAGTTGCGCCCTCGGCCGCGTAGCATCGCGGCGCCCACCTGGCCGGGCAGCGGGATACGCCTCGCCCCTGGAGATTGGGCACGAAAGGAGGGCGTCTGAGTACGTGTCATGGCCGATCACCGCAAACCTGTGGAGGCTGATGTGTCCGCAGCTCCTTCAATGGTCCTGACCACCCCAGCAGGACGCAAGATTCGCCCGGCCCTGCCCCATGTCCGGCAGATAGCCCTTGACCTGGTTGTTCGGTGCCTAGACGGTATGTCGATGGGCGTCTGGTTGCCAGCTCGTGGCTCCGGTAATCGCGCATCCGAGGCCCATGGCTCGGCCGGTGACGAGGGTGGTGACCCATCCTGAGTGGTCGGCTTCGTGGAAGAGTTATGTCGCTGTGTTGCCAGTGGCGGGTGGTGGCTCGTTGGTGGAAGGCGTGGCTTCGGTGTCGGTGAGGGTGCTCCAGACCGCATCACCCATCGCGTTGAAGCCGCGTAGTTGGTCACTGCCGATGTTTCCGACCAGCGCGGGGCCGGTGTTCACGCCGCAGCCTGCGGCGACGCCACCAACAGCCACATCCCCAAAAGCGGCAACACCATAGGAAACATTCAGACCAGACCCCTCGCCGGCATCACCACCCGGCGCCTCCTACGACGAGCCGGCCCCACCCCAGGCAATCGCAATCACCCAGCCAACGAAACAGGTAACCCGGTGAGCTGTCGCCACACAGGCCTCACCATACGTGCCCCACAACACCCCACCGCCCGACGGCTATGGGTACTAGTACGCAGACACCCTCACCCACCGCGCGTTGACTTGCCACCGTGAAACCACCCACTACTAACCCTGCTCAGCGGCATCACCCTCGGCACCCACGCCACCGATAGGAACGACGAACCACCAATCCCAGCCGCCGCCTCCACCACCACGGCAGCATCCCCAACCACGGCAGCATCCCCAACCTCGGCACCATCCCCACCGAAGCGCCCATCAACGCCACCCGGGCAGGACACCTCACCACCGGCACCCTCGCCATCTCGGTACGAAACAGCACCGCAGTCGACTACCTGTAGACACACCCTGTGTCCTGGCACGCTCAGGCCGCTACCTCGGCTCCCTGCATCTCCCGTCCGACGTGGCCGATAGCGCTGCACTGACAACGCCACCACTCTCCGTGGGCATCAATGCTGTGGAAGGCCAGCTGTGACAGGTGCATCGCTGAATCTCATCGAGTGCAAACATGCGATCGGTCCGGACGCTTGCAGGCGCGCCACTGCAAGTTGCACTCTGGGCCTACGGCATGAACGTCTGCCGGGACAGCCGACGGTCTGGTGATCCGCGTCCTACGCCCGCACCGCGAGGAGGCAAGGTTACGTGCACTTCCGACTTCTCGGCCACATTGAGGTCGTTGACGATGGGACGAGTCTGACGCTCGGCGGCATCCGTGCCCGGGCGACGCTCGGCTATCTGCTGCTCAACCACAACTCGGTGATCCCGGTCAGCCGACTCATGAAGGCGTTGTGGCCCAACGGCACCCCGGCTACCGGACGCAAGATGCTGCATAACGCCATCTCCCACCTGCGCGGCGTGATCGGTACGAACAGCATGACCGCGCGGGCACCGGTGCTGCTGACCCACGCGCCCGGCTACTTCCTGCGGGTGCAGGGGGAGTCGGTGGACATGATCTGTTTCAGGCAGCTGGTGGATGCTGCCCGGGGTGATCTCGCGGCGGGGCGGTGGGAACAGGCAGCCGACACACTGCGCGGCGCACTTGCCCTCTGGCGCGGACCCGCAATGGTGGATCTGGTCGAGGCGGGGGTGAACTGGGCTGAGCTGACCGCACTTGAAAATGACCGGCGGGCGGCGATCGAGTGTCTCGTCGACGCGGATCTGGCCTTGGGCCGGCACGCGCAGGTGATCAGCGAGCTGGAGACGCAGCTGCAGGCCGGTCCGCTGCGGGAGCGGATGGCCGGGCAGCTGATGCGGGCGCTCTACCACTGCGGTCGACAGTCGGACGCGCTCGCGCTCTACCAGCGCACCCGGACCGCTCTGATCGAGGAGTTCGGCCTGGATCCCAGCCCGGAGCTGCAGCAGCTGGAACGTGCCATCCTCAACCATGCCCTCGTTGGGGGCACGGCCGTGAGGCCGTCCGCCGACCAGCCGGCCGAGCTGATCGTTCATAGCGATTCGGCGTCGCCCCTGCCTTCCCGGCCTGCCTCGGCTGGTCTGAACGCGGTACCCGATGTCGCGTCCGACCGGGTGGTGCCAGACACCTCAGCCGAAGCGGGAGCATCGGTGTCCGCTGCGCTGACCGCGGTACCCGATGTCGCGTCCGACCGGGTGGTGCCAGATACCTCAGCCGGAGCGGGCTCCTCGGCATCCACAGTGGCTACGGCTGCCGTTGCCAGCGAGATCAAGCAGGTCAGCATTGTGCTGGTCCGCGCTATCAAGGAGACGGCCGAGGCGTCGGACCCGGCCGCAGCGGCGCTGACGCACGAGCGCACTACCCGGGTTGTCGAGGCCGAGGCGGCGCGGTGGGGCGGCACGATGGCCGGGACGTTGGGTTCGCTGTGGATGGTCGTCTTCGGGGTACCGGTCTCCGGGGAGTTCGACGCCTGGCATGCGGCACGGGCGGCCCGTACCATCAGCCACCGCCTGACCCGGCAACCGCCGAACGAGGACGGGCCGGACGGCGACCCGTCCGGAGCGGTGGTGGTCGCCACCGGCAAGGCCCTCGTCCGACCGTCGGGCGGGTCGCCGTCCGCAGTCAGCGGGGCGGTGTTCGACCGGGCCATGGGCCAGCTCATCGCCGCTCGACCGGGCGAGGTGTCGATGTGCGAGCAGACGGCTGCCGCGGGTAGGACCACCGAGCGTC
Protein-coding regions in this window:
- a CDS encoding SRPBCC family protein codes for the protein MTLDLRMTRHLPATPEEVFDAYTDAEQQKIWFNILHEKPDIVEIEVDLRVGGKQTVVWGASPDALFRETQTFIEIDRPHRLVTDATGSSPDGDTMTTRIEVTFEDDDGGTQVTVVQSGFPTPEIRDFFVSEGWAGAFDRIEAFLVRKRRSTSAGA
- a CDS encoding TetR/AcrR family transcriptional regulator yields the protein MGESDRGSQASARKRADARRNERSLLDAAGAAFLAAGVDVPVRDIAARAGVGVGTIYRHFPTRADLIVAVYRHQVEACAEAGPTLLATSDTPYAALARWIDLFVDFLVTKHGLAEALQSDDATFEALHAYFLDRLVPVCARLLDAAATAGEVRPDVAAYELMRGVGNLCIGAGRDPRYEARRLVGLLIAGLRRYP
- a CDS encoding alpha/beta hydrolase family protein, producing MFNGNAAAGAPTPIVSVSPVTLPAADRGEDLQVRVSAPVAGRELPIIVFSHGFGKSMKAYAPLVDYWAAHGFVVAQPTHLDSRTLNITPDDPRHSEIWRFRVADLKRILDHLDVIEAAVPGLDGRLDPGRIAAVGHSWGGQTVGMLLGARVLGADGLPGEDMSDSRVTAGVLLSTTGTGGADLSPFAAEHFPFMSPSFADMTTPTLVVAGDKDQSPLSVRGPDWFTDPYHLSPGPKGLLTLFGAEHSLGGVAGDAVTETTDESPERVALIQRITWAYLRSTLYPGDDTWSAVRTAMSADIDQLGRISVK
- a CDS encoding ferredoxin, which codes for MVSASTGTGSVAIDRERCLGSGQCLVMAPDVFDQDEEGLVTFRDGVPPADVTSDIEDAVNNCPAVALTLTY
- a CDS encoding cytochrome P450, producing the protein MSSLPLPTYPKLRDPADPLLPPAEYLAIQSEKPIAKVLLPSGRPTWLITGHALARQVLTEPCVSVDRRHPNFPYPVPNPDAVVAQVARWTYILLGDDPPLHTERRRLLISEFTVRQAQAMRPRIQQLVDFHLEQLIAAGPGADFSKHFAMKVPSAVICEMLGVPFADHDYFQERTALQLRRDVPVAAQKQAIDELLAYFEQLIQEKSSHPGDDVLSRLIVSNRETEAFDHEALVALGLLLLVGGHETTANTLTLATATMLERPEIAEQLRTDPSLMPSAVEEFLRYFSVAVAVSRIATADLQVGGQLVRAGESMLLVLNTIARDGTVFPEPHRLDIRRNARNHLAFSHGIHQCMGQNLARVEMQIALDTVLRRLPGLHLVTPFEELPFKYRHLVWGIEELRVAW
- a CDS encoding BTAD domain-containing putative transcriptional regulator gives rise to the protein MHFRLLGHIEVVDDGTSLTLGGIRARATLGYLLLNHNSVIPVSRLMKALWPNGTPATGRKMLHNAISHLRGVIGTNSMTARAPVLLTHAPGYFLRVQGESVDMICFRQLVDAARGDLAAGRWEQAADTLRGALALWRGPAMVDLVEAGVNWAELTALENDRRAAIECLVDADLALGRHAQVISELETQLQAGPLRERMAGQLMRALYHCGRQSDALALYQRTRTALIEEFGLDPSPELQQLERAILNHALVGGTAVRPSADQPAELIVHSDSASPLPSRPASAGLNAVPDVASDRVVPDTSAEAGASVSAALTAVPDVASDRVVPDTSAGAGSSASTVATAAVASEIKQVSIVLVRAIKETAEASDPAAAALTHERTTRVVEAEAARWGGTMAGTLGSLWMVVFGVPVSGEFDAWHAARAARTISHRLTRQPPNEDGPDGDPSGAVVVATGKALVRPSGGSPSAVSGAVFDRAMGQLIAARPGEVSMCEQTAAAGRTTERRTLSLVNVPTGGASEPFVGRDHDMRVLQHAWAQVRRLHHPHLVTVLGPAGMGKTRLLAEFTGRAAGADPAAECLIGSCAPAEPGGTGFDALADIVKARCGVATDGSESHTRARLASAVTGLSGLNRPDWVLGHLCDLVFGTTDGGEDAVSAWCSFLEATVVERPAVLVLEDAHCAADAVLDVVDQLASSTGPLLTVVTARPEELLGRRPGWGGGKRYASATVLQPLDDRDIRELAATRLGRRNRDGAPTLVDAVVTKAGGNPFFALELAATLAGSADRPVSAVQHATGSTSLSLSLPPAVRAVLDAQIDTLPLVAKTVLLDAVVLGASFCGGAVAAIGSACAADVEQGLWHLERLDLVARNGQLSPAGRPEYEFRISALRDVAYERLVPAAREEKQRIVAGWRFQLPDPDKLAS